A genome region from Geobacter pickeringii includes the following:
- the cobI gene encoding precorrin-2 C(20)-methyltransferase, which yields MAKIYAIGVGPGDPELLTRKAERIIRQSPVICAPTGAADAASYALSIVEPFLDRGRQRIISQVFPMKKDQAGLDEFWEKAAAEVAEEVRQGRDVAFITIGDPFLYSTFLYLYRIFRERHPEIVIEIVPGISSINAAAAAAGMPLGMAHERIAILPTTYEDDELRQTFARFDTVILMKVNRVFDRIYALLTELGLARSAVFVRRVGSGEEEVVYDLERLVGEKLDYLSLLIVRKGEGM from the coding sequence GTGGCAAAGATCTACGCCATCGGCGTCGGCCCCGGCGATCCGGAACTCCTGACCCGCAAGGCCGAGCGGATCATCCGCCAGTCGCCCGTCATCTGTGCCCCCACCGGCGCGGCCGATGCCGCCAGCTACGCCCTCTCCATCGTGGAGCCGTTCCTCGACCGGGGCCGCCAGCGGATCATCAGCCAAGTCTTCCCGATGAAGAAGGATCAGGCGGGGCTCGACGAGTTCTGGGAGAAGGCCGCCGCCGAGGTGGCGGAGGAGGTCCGCCAGGGGAGGGACGTCGCCTTCATCACCATCGGCGACCCGTTCCTCTACTCCACCTTCCTCTACCTCTACCGGATCTTCCGGGAGCGCCACCCCGAGATCGTCATCGAGATCGTCCCGGGGATCTCCAGCATCAACGCCGCCGCGGCCGCCGCCGGGATGCCGCTGGGGATGGCCCATGAGCGGATCGCCATCCTCCCCACCACCTACGAGGACGACGAACTGCGCCAGACCTTCGCCCGGTTCGACACCGTGATCCTCATGAAGGTGAACCGGGTCTTCGACCGGATTTACGCCCTCCTCACGGAGCTGGGGCTGGCGCGGAGTGCCGTCTTTGTCCGCCGGGTCGGCTCCGGGGAGGAAGAGGTGGTGTACGACCTGGAGCGGCTCGTGGGGGAAAAGCTCGATTACCTGTCGCTCCTGATCGTGAGGAAAGGGGAGGGGATGTGA
- a CDS encoding pyridoxamine 5'-phosphate oxidase family protein, whose product MRKANKRITDFTLLVELLNRCHVGRLGTVGRDGWPMVKPLNFAWYEGRIYFHCALEGEKLDEIRHEERVCFEADLPIAYVKGAPENPCRAEYLYRSVIIRGRARLVTEPAEKVLALDALMKKYEPGVPFAPYREEKLAITGIVRIDVEEMVGKEELGKGELREKALALLAGGGSLPVVLE is encoded by the coding sequence ATGAGGAAGGCCAACAAGCGGATCACCGATTTTACCCTCCTCGTGGAGCTCCTGAACCGCTGCCATGTGGGGCGCCTCGGCACCGTGGGGCGCGACGGCTGGCCCATGGTGAAGCCACTGAACTTCGCCTGGTACGAGGGACGGATCTACTTCCACTGCGCCCTGGAAGGGGAGAAGCTCGACGAGATCCGGCATGAGGAGCGGGTCTGCTTCGAGGCGGACCTTCCCATCGCCTACGTCAAGGGGGCGCCCGAGAACCCCTGTCGCGCCGAGTACCTCTACCGCAGCGTCATCATCCGCGGCCGGGCCCGCCTTGTAACGGAGCCGGCCGAGAAGGTCCTCGCCCTGGACGCCCTCATGAAGAAATACGAGCCCGGCGTCCCCTTCGCCCCCTACCGCGAGGAGAAGCTCGCCATCACCGGCATCGTCCGGATCGACGTGGAGGAGATGGTCGGCAAGGAGGAGCTCGGCAAGGGGGAGCTGCGGGAGAAGGCCCTGGCGCTCCTGGCGGGGGGCGGCTCGCTGCCGGTGGTGTTGGAATGA
- a CDS encoding cobalt-precorrin 5A hydrolase encodes MRIAIIAITRNGARLGTQLRDGLGTAELHVLQKFAGQAGKGALPFNGELKGLVARLWPAYDGLVFIMAAGIVVRMIAPHLAGKDVDPAVVVMDDAGRFAISLLSGHLGGANGLACRCAFLTGAREVITTATDANDLPSFDMLAKEAGWAIEELDRVKSLNALLLEGEEIAVVDPTDRVRPYFHGRGRLSFHDTFVQALQSGARGFVFVTNRRLPPQAQAEKLLVLRPKNLALGIGCNSGTTAEEIEEVVLGQLKRLFLSLRSVACIGSAAAKREEAGLIAFARKHSLPLRFFESAELNGVTVPSPPSAHALEAIGATGVAEPAALLAASGGSLLLKKIKSGNLTLAIAEIP; translated from the coding sequence ATGCGCATCGCCATCATCGCCATAACCCGCAACGGCGCCCGCCTCGGCACCCAGCTCCGGGACGGGCTCGGCACCGCGGAGCTTCACGTGCTGCAGAAGTTCGCGGGGCAGGCGGGAAAAGGGGCGCTGCCATTCAACGGAGAACTGAAGGGGCTTGTGGCGCGGCTCTGGCCCGCCTATGACGGTCTCGTCTTCATCATGGCGGCAGGGATCGTGGTCCGGATGATCGCCCCCCACCTGGCAGGGAAGGATGTGGACCCGGCGGTGGTGGTGATGGACGATGCCGGCAGGTTCGCCATCTCGCTCCTCTCGGGGCACCTCGGGGGGGCCAACGGGCTCGCCTGCCGCTGCGCCTTCCTCACCGGTGCCCGGGAGGTGATCACCACCGCCACCGATGCCAACGATCTCCCCTCCTTCGACATGCTGGCGAAGGAGGCGGGGTGGGCCATCGAAGAGCTCGACCGGGTGAAGAGCCTCAACGCCCTGCTGCTGGAGGGTGAGGAGATCGCCGTGGTGGACCCCACCGACCGGGTGCGCCCCTATTTCCACGGCAGGGGGCGGCTCTCCTTTCACGACACTTTCGTGCAGGCCCTCCAGAGCGGCGCCCGGGGGTTCGTCTTCGTCACCAACCGGCGCCTCCCTCCCCAGGCCCAGGCGGAGAAGCTCCTGGTGCTCCGGCCGAAGAACCTCGCCCTCGGCATCGGCTGCAACAGCGGCACCACGGCGGAGGAGATCGAGGAGGTGGTGCTGGGGCAGCTGAAGCGCCTCTTCCTCTCGCTCCGGAGCGTCGCCTGCATCGGCAGCGCCGCGGCCAAGCGGGAGGAGGCGGGGCTCATCGCCTTCGCCCGGAAGCACTCGTTGCCGCTGCGGTTCTTCGAGAGCGCCGAACTGAACGGCGTCACCGTGCCGTCGCCCCCTTCCGCCCACGCCCTGGAGGCCATCGGAGCCACCGGCGTTGCCGAGCCGGCGGCACTCCTCGCCGCCAGCGGCGGAAGCCTTCTCCTCAAAAAGATCAAGAGCGGAAACCTGACGTTGGCTATCGCGGAAATCCCATAA
- a CDS encoding cobalt-precorrin-5B (C(1))-methyltransferase: protein MTRPLRHGYTTGACAAAAATGAARMLREQRSVEEIEITLPHGERVTFRLQGEEFDERSASCFVVKDAGDDPDVTNGAEIHAMVRREPLNRPGARTMVFVRGGRGVGKATKPGLAVAVGEPAINPVPLRMITEGVREEFPVACLPQLLTVTISIPNGEELAKKTLNARLGIVGGLSILGTTGIVKPISAKAWTDTLDAALDVARACGSETVVLSTGRTSELAAQHFFGTGGEGAGSGRNLPEETFVMMGDHVGYALRASARKGVRRAILAGQFAKLLKIACGHEQTHVSSSALDLRELAAWVAETPHAARLTPLVRRANTARQVLEESGNDPFLMALVCSRARDAAQRLAPGIEIEVLLAGYAAAVLYSG from the coding sequence ATGACCAGGCCCCTTCGCCACGGCTACACCACCGGCGCCTGCGCCGCCGCCGCCGCCACGGGGGCGGCCCGGATGCTCCGGGAGCAGCGCTCCGTGGAGGAGATCGAGATCACCCTCCCCCACGGCGAGCGGGTGACGTTCCGGCTCCAGGGGGAGGAATTCGACGAGCGGAGCGCCTCCTGCTTCGTGGTGAAGGATGCCGGCGACGACCCGGACGTGACCAACGGCGCCGAGATCCACGCCATGGTCCGGCGCGAGCCCCTGAACCGCCCCGGCGCCAGGACCATGGTCTTCGTCCGCGGCGGCCGGGGGGTGGGGAAGGCGACCAAGCCGGGGCTCGCCGTGGCGGTGGGGGAGCCGGCCATCAACCCGGTGCCGCTGCGGATGATCACCGAGGGGGTCCGGGAGGAGTTCCCCGTGGCCTGCCTCCCGCAGCTCCTCACCGTCACCATCTCCATCCCCAACGGCGAGGAGCTGGCGAAGAAGACCCTCAACGCCCGGCTCGGCATCGTCGGCGGCCTCTCCATCCTCGGCACCACCGGCATCGTGAAGCCGATCTCCGCCAAGGCCTGGACCGACACCCTCGATGCCGCCCTCGACGTGGCCCGTGCCTGCGGCAGCGAGACGGTAGTCCTCTCCACCGGGAGGACGAGCGAGCTGGCGGCGCAGCACTTTTTCGGAACGGGTGGGGAGGGAGCCGGAAGTGGCAGGAACCTCCCCGAGGAGACGTTCGTGATGATGGGTGACCATGTGGGGTACGCCCTGCGGGCCTCTGCCCGCAAGGGGGTGCGACGGGCAATCCTCGCCGGCCAGTTCGCCAAGCTCCTCAAGATCGCCTGCGGCCACGAACAGACCCATGTCTCCTCCTCCGCCCTCGACCTGCGGGAACTGGCGGCCTGGGTTGCCGAAACCCCCCACGCCGCGCGCCTCACACCCCTCGTGCGCAGAGCGAACACCGCCCGGCAGGTGCTGGAGGAGTCGGGGAACGACCCTTTCCTCATGGCGCTCGTCTGCTCCCGCGCCCGGGATGCGGCGCAACGCCTCGCCCCCGGCATCGAGATCGAGGTTTTGCTGGCAGGGTATGCTGCAGCGGTGCTATATTCCGGCTAA
- a CDS encoding cobyric acid synthase produces the protein MSKLYVVGIGPGDLDHMTFQANEALDAAQVVVGYKTYLELIQPLIAGKEIVSSGMMREVERCREALDIAASGKVVALVSSGDAGIYGMAGLALELAAEMAAPPEVVVVPGVSAVQAAASVLGAPLMHDFAVISLSDLLTPWDLIERRLVAAAAADFVVALYNPRSKGRVTQIEEARSILLAARPSETPVGIVRNALREGEERHVTTLGRMLETPIDMFSLVIVGNSATFVDREGRMVTPRGYAAGAREPKRGARQERKAHPPAPQAPAPGSGKALMVVGTASDVGKSVLTAGICRLLKNRGVRVAPFKSQNMALNSAVTPEGGEIGRAQAVQAAACGIPPHTDMNPILLKPSSDTGSQVVVQGTVVGTMAVQEYHAYKPVAFAKVRESYGRLAAAHDFVVIEGAGSIAEINLKAHDIANLRVAEMAGAPAILVADIDRGGVFAQIVGTLELLEPAERERIVGVVINKFRGDASLLGPGIDFVQRRTGVPVLGVVPYFTGFRIPEEDSVALEKRVERRPAGSADDRLNIGVVKLSRISNYTDFDPLEGEPDVHLTYVEGEEQLRGLDLLILPGSKATTTDLLFLVERGLFDAIRAFPGPIVGICGGYQMLGKRVSDPHAVESSVREAEGLGLLDVVTVMLERKTTHQAGAELLPAGFQVAPRCRPELGGYEIHMGETILGPGVRPFARLTERSGRGVEVLDGAVSSDGRVFGTYLHGLFDNAGFRISFLNRLRRSKGLEERPAAEQGLDPFDRLAAHLERHLDLERLFALCGIPR, from the coding sequence ATGTCCAAGCTCTACGTCGTCGGCATCGGTCCCGGCGATCTCGACCATATGACCTTCCAGGCCAACGAGGCCCTCGACGCGGCCCAGGTGGTGGTCGGCTACAAGACCTATCTGGAGCTGATCCAGCCGCTGATCGCCGGGAAGGAGATCGTCTCCTCCGGGATGATGCGGGAGGTGGAGCGCTGCCGCGAGGCCCTCGACATCGCCGCGTCGGGAAAGGTCGTGGCCCTGGTATCCAGCGGCGACGCCGGCATCTACGGCATGGCGGGGCTTGCCCTGGAGCTGGCGGCGGAGATGGCCGCCCCCCCCGAGGTGGTCGTCGTCCCCGGCGTCTCGGCGGTGCAGGCGGCGGCCTCCGTCCTCGGCGCCCCCCTCATGCACGACTTCGCCGTCATCTCCCTCTCCGATCTCCTCACCCCCTGGGACCTGATCGAGCGGCGCCTGGTGGCGGCCGCGGCGGCGGATTTCGTGGTGGCTCTCTACAACCCCCGGAGCAAGGGGCGGGTGACGCAGATCGAGGAGGCGCGCTCGATCCTCCTCGCCGCCCGCCCATCGGAGACCCCGGTGGGGATCGTCCGCAACGCGCTGCGGGAGGGGGAGGAGCGGCACGTCACCACCCTGGGGCGGATGCTGGAAACCCCCATCGACATGTTCTCCCTGGTCATCGTCGGCAACTCCGCCACCTTCGTCGACCGGGAGGGGCGGATGGTGACCCCGCGCGGCTACGCCGCCGGCGCTCGGGAGCCGAAGCGCGGGGCGCGGCAGGAGCGTAAGGCGCACCCCCCCGCTCCCCAAGCCCCCGCCCCCGGTAGCGGCAAGGCCCTCATGGTGGTCGGCACCGCCTCGGACGTGGGGAAATCGGTCCTCACCGCCGGCATCTGCCGCCTCCTGAAGAACCGGGGGGTGCGGGTGGCGCCGTTCAAGTCCCAGAACATGGCCCTCAACTCCGCCGTGACCCCCGAGGGGGGGGAGATCGGCCGCGCCCAGGCGGTGCAGGCGGCGGCGTGCGGCATCCCCCCCCACACCGACATGAACCCGATCCTCCTGAAACCCTCGTCGGACACCGGCAGCCAGGTCGTCGTCCAGGGGACGGTGGTGGGGACCATGGCGGTGCAGGAGTATCACGCCTACAAGCCGGTCGCCTTCGCCAAGGTGCGGGAGAGCTACGGGCGGCTGGCGGCGGCCCACGACTTCGTCGTCATCGAGGGGGCCGGCAGCATCGCCGAGATCAACCTCAAGGCCCACGACATCGCCAACCTCCGGGTGGCGGAGATGGCCGGCGCCCCGGCGATCCTGGTGGCCGACATCGACCGCGGCGGGGTCTTCGCCCAGATCGTCGGCACCCTGGAGCTCCTGGAGCCGGCGGAGCGGGAGCGGATCGTCGGGGTGGTCATCAACAAGTTCCGGGGCGATGCCTCGCTCCTTGGGCCGGGGATCGACTTCGTACAGCGGCGCACCGGGGTGCCGGTCCTGGGGGTGGTGCCGTACTTCACCGGCTTCCGCATCCCCGAGGAGGACAGCGTGGCCCTCGAAAAGCGGGTGGAGAGGCGGCCGGCGGGGAGCGCGGACGACCGGCTCAACATCGGGGTGGTGAAGCTGTCGCGGATCTCCAACTATACCGACTTCGACCCCCTGGAGGGGGAACCGGACGTGCACCTCACCTACGTGGAGGGAGAGGAGCAGCTCCGGGGGCTCGACCTCCTCATCCTCCCCGGGAGCAAGGCGACCACCACCGACCTCCTCTTCCTCGTGGAGCGGGGGCTCTTCGACGCGATCCGGGCATTCCCGGGGCCCATCGTCGGCATCTGCGGCGGGTACCAGATGCTCGGCAAGCGGGTTTCGGACCCCCATGCCGTGGAGTCGTCGGTCCGCGAGGCCGAGGGGCTCGGGCTCCTGGACGTGGTGACGGTGATGCTGGAGCGCAAGACCACCCACCAGGCCGGGGCCGAACTCCTCCCCGCCGGCTTCCAGGTGGCCCCCCGCTGCCGGCCGGAGCTGGGGGGGTACGAGATCCACATGGGGGAGACGATCCTCGGCCCGGGCGTCCGCCCCTTTGCCCGGCTCACGGAGCGCTCGGGGAGGGGGGTGGAGGTCCTGGACGGCGCCGTCTCCAGCGACGGCCGGGTCTTCGGCACCTACCTCCACGGGCTCTTCGACAATGCCGGGTTCCGCATCTCGTTCCTCAACCGTCTCCGCCGGAGCAAGGGGCTGGAAGAGCGTCCGGCCGCGGAGCAGGGACTGGACCCCTTCGATCGGCTTGCCGCCCACCTCGAACGGCACCTGGATCTGGAGCGGCTCTTCGCCCTCTGCGGTATCCCCCGGTGA
- a CDS encoding bifunctional cobalt-precorrin-7 (C(5))-methyltransferase/cobalt-precorrin-6B (C(15))-methyltransferase: MPQQKVYLVGAGIEGWEGFGAKALEVINEAEILIGHRRHLDIFPDFRGKKQELGDLSILLEELKGATKPTVVLGSGDPNFFGIARFLLRNLPKERIEIFPNVTSVQYAFARIKEPWDDAIFVSVHGRGLKPAVDRIVAAEKVAVLTDTVNTPAAIARELIHRGAEGYEAWLCEELGLPAEKFTKTDVKGLLELPAAELNILILIKAWEPQLAQYPVIGIEDDEFATAKKLITKQEVRAVTLAKLRLQDDLVMWDIGAGSGSVSIEASNLVPNGKIFALEKNPQYLTFIRDNLKKFVARNVMLIEAFAPEGLDDLPDPDRVFIGGSGGMLEEIIDAVDRRLKPDGVIVLNAVTLDTLTKAVEFLEDHGYTVEVASINVAKTRGLTEYKMFEALNPVYIITARKGEE, translated from the coding sequence ATGCCGCAGCAGAAAGTCTATCTCGTCGGTGCCGGCATCGAGGGGTGGGAAGGGTTCGGCGCCAAGGCCCTGGAGGTGATCAACGAGGCGGAGATCCTCATCGGTCACCGGCGTCACCTCGACATCTTCCCCGATTTCCGGGGGAAGAAACAGGAGCTCGGCGACCTCTCCATCCTCCTGGAGGAGCTGAAGGGGGCGACGAAGCCGACCGTGGTCCTCGGTTCCGGCGATCCCAATTTCTTCGGCATCGCGCGGTTTCTGCTCCGCAACCTCCCCAAGGAGCGGATCGAGATCTTTCCCAACGTGACGAGCGTCCAGTACGCCTTTGCCCGGATCAAGGAGCCGTGGGACGACGCCATCTTCGTCTCGGTCCACGGCCGGGGGCTGAAGCCCGCCGTCGACCGGATCGTCGCCGCCGAGAAGGTGGCGGTCCTCACCGACACGGTCAACACCCCGGCGGCCATCGCCCGGGAGCTGATCCACCGCGGCGCCGAGGGGTACGAGGCGTGGCTCTGCGAAGAGCTGGGGCTGCCGGCGGAGAAATTCACCAAGACCGACGTGAAGGGGCTCCTGGAGCTTCCGGCCGCGGAGCTGAACATCCTGATCCTCATCAAGGCGTGGGAGCCCCAGCTCGCCCAGTATCCGGTGATCGGCATCGAGGACGACGAGTTCGCCACCGCCAAGAAGCTCATCACCAAGCAGGAGGTGCGGGCGGTGACCCTGGCCAAGCTCCGGCTCCAGGACGATCTCGTCATGTGGGACATCGGTGCCGGGAGTGGCTCGGTCTCCATCGAGGCGTCGAACCTCGTCCCCAACGGGAAGATCTTCGCCCTGGAGAAGAATCCCCAGTACCTCACCTTTATCCGCGACAACCTGAAGAAGTTCGTCGCCCGCAACGTGATGCTGATCGAGGCCTTCGCCCCCGAGGGGCTCGACGACCTCCCCGATCCCGACCGGGTCTTCATCGGCGGCTCCGGCGGGATGCTGGAGGAGATCATCGACGCCGTGGACCGGCGGCTCAAGCCCGACGGGGTCATCGTCCTGAACGCCGTCACCCTCGATACCCTCACCAAGGCGGTGGAGTTCCTGGAGGACCACGGCTACACCGTGGAGGTGGCCAGCATCAACGTGGCGAAGACCCGGGGGCTCACCGAGTACAAGATGTTCGAGGCGCTGAATCCGGTCTACATCATCACCGCCCGGAAAGGTGAGGAGTAG
- a CDS encoding DUF4276 family protein produces the protein MKRVLVLVEGQTEERFVKDVLAPHLWARGKDPIPKVVTTKRVKRGPDFKGGITDYQKVESDLRRLLGDTGVVAVTTFIDYYALPVDFPGMGTRPNSIPQDRAKHVENEWKQSIDHSRFRPFLMIHEFEALLFAKPDELSKALYQNEALQELTAIRASFVTPEDINDHPLTAPSKRIMRIMPGYQKTLHGPLVTKRIGLEILCGECPHFRDWIGWMESL, from the coding sequence ATGAAACGTGTTCTGGTTCTCGTCGAGGGACAGACCGAGGAACGTTTCGTCAAGGACGTGCTTGCCCCTCATCTCTGGGCAAGGGGAAAAGATCCCATTCCAAAGGTCGTCACTACGAAGCGTGTCAAGAGAGGCCCTGATTTCAAAGGGGGAATTACCGACTATCAGAAGGTGGAAAGCGACTTGCGGCGCCTTCTTGGAGATACGGGCGTTGTCGCAGTTACAACGTTTATCGACTATTACGCGTTACCAGTTGACTTCCCCGGAATGGGCACCAGGCCGAACAGTATCCCACAGGATAGGGCAAAACACGTGGAAAATGAATGGAAACAGTCGATCGATCATTCTCGATTTCGTCCTTTTCTTATGATTCACGAATTCGAGGCTCTGCTCTTTGCCAAGCCTGATGAGCTGAGTAAGGCGCTGTATCAGAACGAAGCTCTGCAAGAACTGACAGCAATACGGGCTTCGTTTGTCACTCCCGAGGACATTAACGACCACCCTCTGACGGCACCATCAAAACGCATTATGAGAATCATGCCCGGTTATCAGAAAACATTGCATGGTCCACTGGTAACCAAGCGCATTGGACTGGAAATACTTTGTGGAGAATGTCCACATTTTAGAGACTGGATCGGCTGGATGGAATCACTGTGA
- a CDS encoding AAA family ATPase, with product MGKLHKIHIQGFKSIRDQKLEFGPLNVFIGGNGAGKSNLVGVFNFLHQVAKQRLQTYTGEAGGANAVLHFGRKMTKRLSLNIEFRSGPDANLYEFELIPTEEDRFLFEREITYYWDTANYPTPFSDDIWSGHSESRLTDSKKRIARYVRGHLDGYRIYHFHDTSPSAAVKQTCDVADNRFLRSDAGNLAAFLYRLQEREPDHFENIVDTVQQAAPFFGSFKLEPSALNPEKIRLEWEEKGSDTYFGPAALSDGTLRFICLSTLLLQPSLPDLILIDEPELGLHPAVIQVLAGLLQSAATRTQLIVATQSVTLINQLHPDYVWVVDREDGQSVFHHLKTADMSSWLEDYSLGELWEKNILGGRP from the coding sequence ATGGGTAAATTACATAAGATTCACATCCAGGGGTTCAAATCGATTCGCGACCAGAAACTCGAGTTCGGACCGCTTAATGTCTTTATCGGCGGGAACGGGGCAGGCAAGTCAAACCTCGTGGGGGTATTCAACTTTCTCCATCAGGTGGCGAAACAGCGGCTGCAAACTTACACCGGGGAAGCCGGCGGTGCGAACGCCGTCCTTCATTTCGGCAGAAAAATGACCAAGCGCCTTTCCTTGAATATCGAGTTTCGCTCAGGTCCTGACGCCAATCTCTATGAGTTTGAACTGATCCCGACGGAAGAGGACCGCTTTCTGTTCGAAAGGGAAATTACCTATTACTGGGATACAGCCAATTACCCGACTCCTTTCAGCGATGATATCTGGTCGGGCCATTCGGAATCGCGGCTAACCGATTCAAAAAAACGTATAGCCCGCTATGTGCGTGGACACCTCGACGGCTATAGGATCTATCATTTTCACGATACGAGTCCATCAGCTGCAGTTAAGCAAACCTGCGACGTGGCGGATAATCGTTTTCTGAGATCCGACGCCGGCAACCTTGCCGCGTTTCTCTACAGGTTGCAGGAAAGAGAGCCTGATCATTTCGAAAATATCGTCGATACCGTCCAGCAGGCTGCTCCGTTTTTCGGATCGTTCAAGCTTGAACCATCCGCGCTGAACCCTGAAAAAATCCGCCTCGAATGGGAGGAAAAAGGGAGCGACACGTACTTCGGTCCCGCCGCACTGTCTGACGGCACACTTCGCTTCATCTGTCTTTCAACGCTGCTGTTGCAACCGTCGCTTCCCGATCTCATCCTGATTGATGAACCGGAGCTCGGGCTTCATCCTGCAGTCATTCAGGTGCTTGCCGGTCTGTTGCAATCAGCGGCCACGCGGACCCAACTGATCGTCGCCACTCAGTCGGTCACCCTCATCAACCAACTTCACCCCGACTATGTCTGGGTTGTGGACCGCGAAGATGGGCAGAGCGTATTTCATCATCTCAAGACGGCAGACATGTCGTCATGGCTTGAAGATTACAGTCTCGGTGAGCTTTGGGAGAAGAACATCCTCGGAGGACGCCCCTGA
- a CDS encoding precorrin-8X methylmutase, whose translation MSVHLRPEEIEAESFRMIDAEVGPHPWSPAQWPVVRRAIHTSADFDYARTMVFSRDAVARAVAAIRAGRGIVTDTTMALSGISRPRLDAFGIGGVCLVADPLVARTAQKLGVTRSLLAMRTAAANPENGIFVIGNAPTALFELIRLIREEGVRPALIVGLPVGFVGAAESKEALLALERNFPEIPFITNRGRKGGSTVAAAVVNALLILAGEEMS comes from the coding sequence ATGTCGGTCCACCTGCGCCCCGAGGAGATCGAGGCCGAATCGTTCCGGATGATCGACGCCGAGGTGGGGCCCCATCCCTGGTCGCCGGCCCAGTGGCCGGTGGTGCGCCGCGCTATCCACACCAGTGCCGACTTCGACTACGCCCGCACCATGGTCTTCTCCCGCGATGCCGTGGCGCGCGCCGTGGCGGCCATCCGGGCGGGGCGGGGGATCGTCACCGACACCACCATGGCCCTCTCGGGGATCAGCCGGCCGCGCCTGGACGCCTTCGGCATCGGCGGCGTCTGCCTCGTGGCCGATCCGCTGGTGGCCCGGACCGCGCAGAAACTCGGGGTGACCCGGTCGCTCCTCGCCATGCGCACCGCCGCCGCCAACCCGGAAAACGGGATCTTCGTCATCGGCAACGCCCCGACCGCCCTCTTCGAGCTCATCCGCCTCATCCGGGAGGAGGGGGTGCGCCCAGCGCTGATCGTGGGGCTGCCGGTGGGGTTCGTGGGAGCCGCCGAGAGCAAGGAGGCGCTCCTCGCCCTGGAGCGCAATTTCCCGGAGATACCCTTCATCACCAACCGCGGACGCAAGGGGGGGTCCACCGTGGCGGCGGCGGTGGTGAACGCGCTGCTGATCCTGGCAGGGGAGGAGATGTCATGA
- the cobM gene encoding precorrin-4 C(11)-methyltransferase has translation MSSTVHFVGAGPGDAELITVKGARLLREADVVVYAGSLVDRELVRTYAPAAAVYDSAAMTLEETTAALTQAVADGKRAVRLHTGDPSIYGAIQEQMAELDRLGIAYAVVPGVTSAFAAAATLKQELTLPEVSQTVVITRLAGRTPVPEREKLSEIARIGATLVIYLSVSMIERVVAELLKGAYTPATPAAVVAKASWPDEEVVEGTLADIAAKVKEAGIGKQALILVGDVLKARREGMKAKSLLYDREFSHEFRKGIVT, from the coding sequence GTGAGCAGCACCGTCCATTTTGTCGGCGCCGGTCCCGGCGATGCCGAGCTCATTACGGTGAAGGGGGCGCGGCTCCTGCGGGAGGCCGACGTCGTCGTCTACGCCGGGAGCCTCGTGGACCGCGAGCTGGTCCGCACCTACGCCCCCGCTGCCGCGGTGTACGACTCCGCCGCCATGACCCTGGAGGAGACCACGGCGGCCCTGACCCAGGCGGTGGCCGACGGGAAACGGGCCGTGCGGCTCCACACCGGCGACCCCTCCATCTACGGAGCCATCCAGGAGCAGATGGCGGAACTGGACCGGCTCGGGATCGCCTATGCGGTGGTGCCCGGGGTGACCAGCGCCTTCGCCGCGGCGGCAACCCTGAAGCAGGAACTGACCCTTCCCGAGGTTTCCCAGACGGTCGTCATCACCCGCCTGGCGGGGCGGACCCCGGTGCCGGAGCGGGAGAAGCTCTCTGAAATCGCCCGGATCGGCGCGACGCTCGTCATCTACCTCTCCGTCTCCATGATCGAGCGGGTGGTGGCGGAGTTGCTGAAGGGGGCCTACACGCCGGCGACCCCGGCGGCGGTGGTGGCCAAGGCCTCCTGGCCCGACGAGGAGGTGGTGGAGGGAACCCTGGCCGACATCGCCGCCAAGGTGAAAGAGGCCGGCATCGGCAAGCAGGCGCTGATCCTCGTGGGGGACGTGCTTAAGGCCCGGCGGGAGGGAATGAAGGCAAAATCGCTCCTCTATGACCGGGAGTTCTCCCACGAGTTCCGCAAGGGTATTGTGACCTAA